Proteins from a single region of Euwallacea similis isolate ESF13 chromosome 21, ESF131.1, whole genome shotgun sequence:
- the LOC136415871 gene encoding uncharacterized protein — protein MTRKMLQHFDFKLLSLVFFAGIASFVAAKSLLNFSVRYVDSNLPYNNQGYIYEAIGMLQLTLDETDNVEVALPKFLFKFQNTHNFEIWELAGGCDILMLSSETKYIKMNEITTNVEVNLFAVDRLSTTTEPPTDPTETFFAEDESSTSKLSSFYSGDSNVVSNINETDFPSTSTPYYSTASSTLYPTTSSYTTTPSSIPFSVTIISSSVPSSTYLYNAVGILQYYLGQQNDITRALPLFLEAYQKEEPNYTWKISSECDILILSNDGVYIKLLEEYTNTEIKLFG, from the exons ATGACAAGAAAAATGTTGCAGCATTTCGATTTCAAACTCCtcagtttagttttttttgccGGCATTGCCAGTTTT GTTGCTGCCAAGTCTCTTCTAAATTTCTCA gtgCGATATGTCGACAGCAATTTACCCTACAATAATCAAGGTTACATTTATGAGGCGATTGGTATGCTCCAATTGACCCTCGACGAAACGGACAACGTGGAAGTCGCCTTGCCgaaatttctgtttaaattTCAGAACACTCATAACTTTGAAATATGGGAACTTGCCGGCGGGTGTGACATACTAATGCTTTCAAGTGAAaccaaatatattaaaatgaacgAAATCACTACTAATGTTGAAGTAAATCTGTTTGCGGTCGATAGGTTGTCAACTACTACTGAACCACCTACCGATCCAActgaaacttttttcgcaGAAGATGAATCTTCAACATCTaaactttcttctttttataGTGGTGATTCTAATGTTGTttctaatattaatgaaaCGGATTTTCCTAGTACTTCTACTCCATACTACTCTACGGCTAGTTCTACTTTATACCCCACTACGTCTAGTTATACCACAACGCCATCTTCAATTCCCTTCTCG GTAACAATAATAAGCAGTAGCGTCCCCAGTTCCACATACCTTTACAATGCAGTTGGCATCCTGCAGTACTACCTCGGACAACAAAACGACATAACTCGAGCGCTTCCCCTGTTTTTGGAAGCTTACCAGAAGGAAGAACCAAACTACACTTGGAAGATATCTAGTGAATGTGATATCTTGATTTTGTCTAACGATGGGGTTTACATTAAGCTTTTGGAGGAATACACCAATACCGAAATAAAACTATTCGGATAG